The nucleotide window TTATTCGGGGACCGATATTGCCTCGCTGGGTCCGTTCACCGCCACGACGACCTTCTGTAACGTCTCGACCGGTACGACCGGCAAGTGGACCGTACCCACAACCACCACGTCGGGCGTACAGAGCACGCCCGTCATTCGCGCCGCCTCAGGCACGTGGTACGACTGGTCGGCCACGGAAAGCCTGCAGTGCCAGGGCTCGGGCAGTGCGACGGATGGCATCCATCCCAGCGGCACCATCACCAACTACACGGCCCGCGTGCAGGTGTGCCAGAACGCTACTGGCAAGCCGAATGAGAGCTTTTGCGTGCAGACCGGCACGGCGCTCAAGCCCGAAGGCCTCCTGCAGAAGTACAGCAAGAAGGACAGCAACGTTAAGCGCTTCGGCCTGGTGACCGGTTCGGACATCAACGCACGCGGCTACGGCCAGCTGCGTCGCAATGTCGGACAGCTGGCCAACAATTCGACGACGGGCGCCTGCAACGCCGGGACGGGCGCGGGTGACATCGACGAGTTCAGCAATGTCGATGGCACGTTTTGCTACAAGACCCTGAGCGGCACGCCGACCGAGGGCATCGTTTTCACGCTCGACCGGCTGGAGATCACGGGCTGGACGGGTAGCAACTACGGTACGGGCACGACGGGTTGCGCACTCAATGCCACGACGCCATGGGGTGCGCGTGCCTACGTCATCCAGGCCACGCCCACCGAGTGCCCGGACTTCGGCAATCCGCTGGCAGCCATGTATGCCGTCGCGCTGAACTATATCCAGGGTGTCGCCGCACCCAGCCAGGATTCGGCCACGGCGGACAGCCTTCCCGACCCGGCCTGGGTCGACCCGTACGGCACGCCAACGGGCAGCAGCACGCAGCGCAACCTCGCCTGCGCAAGTTGCGCCATCGTCATGGTGTCCAGCGGCCTGAACACGTTCGACGGCACCACGGCCTGGGTGCCCAGCGTGACCAACGATGATGCCACCGCCAATACCAATGCCATCGGCACGTCGGAAAACCTGTCCGGCAAGTACATCCTGTCGACCTACTACAACAGCCCACCACCCACGACGGCGCCGTTCAACGGTGACCTGACCGTCGCCAATGCGCAGAGCAGTGATATCGCCATTTGCCAGCCGGCGACGTTCCCCAGCAACCTTTCGAGTGTCGTTGGCATTTGCAATGGCGAGCCGGGCGAAGAAGGCGGCTACCTCCTGAGCGGCCTGTCGTACGGTGCATGGAAGAAGCCCATCCGCACGGACGGTCACGTCGTCAGCAACTTCCAGGTGAAGACCTACGGCGTATCGCTGTCGGAGAACCTGCCGTCATTCGACGTGCCGGTCTCCACCAGCACCCTGTCCATCATTCCCAGTTGCCGCGCCGACCCCGCCAATCAAAAGGTCTTCAGCAGTTGCTACGTCGGTGCCGTCAGCCTGGTTCCCCCCGCCGACATCGCGGGCAAGAACCAGTACGGCATGATCGCCACGTCGACCTATCCGAACGTTGGCAGCTTCTACTTCACCTGGGAAGACTCGCAGTACGGTTCCGACCATGACCAGGATGCCAAGCACATCGTGTCCTACTGCGTGGGTGCGAGTTGCAACATGCCGTCCACGAAGGTGACGGGCGGCGTGAAGATCTGCGATCCCGAGATTTTCAACGGCTCCGTCTCGACCGGACGTGACACGACCGTAACGAGCCCCGCCTGCACCTCCGCCGGCAAGCTGAACTTCACGCCGACCGACAGCGATATCGTCGTTCGCAGCGAAGTCACGGGCTTCAGTTCGTCGGGCATGTACGTTGGCTTCCGCATCAGCGGATCCACGGCTGATGGCCTGACGGAGATGTACATCAACAGCGGCAACAATGCGGTGTTCAACTGCAGCCTGCTGGGCAACGTCAGTGACTGCAAGAACGCGCCACAGGTGCAGCACTTCACGCTGGGAACGGACAAGCCAGCCGGCAACCTGCAGGCACCACTTTGGTACGCCGCCAAGTACAGCGGCTATACCGGCACGGCGCCAACGTTGCTGCCCGGGCAGGATCCGCCCAACTACTTTTTTGCACGTAACGCGGGCCTGCTGAAGGCGCAGCTGGATACGGTGTTCCAGAGCATCACCTCGTCGGCCGCGAACGACTTCGGCAATGCCACCACGCCCTCCTCGAGCAACGACATCAAGGGCAATGGCCTGTCGTACCAGGTGAACTACTACATGCAGCGCAATGGCGTCGTGTGGAACGGCGAGCTGCAGGCCTTGTGGGTTGACAGCGACGGTTACGAACGCGAAGGCACCGTGGACAGCAGCGGCCACCAGGTCCTGAACGCAACCAATGCGCCTTACGTCGTCGCGGGGCCGGACAACTCGGCGGGCGCGCTCCCGGGTGCCCGCACCAATTACATCTGTACAGTGCAGCCTGTGGCTCCCGCGGGCGGCACCTTCGATCCGACCAGCACCGCCGCCTGTGCCGCCGTATCGGCGACCAATCCGCTGGTGCCCGCATGGGATGCGGCGACGCTGCTCAATGCGCAGTACAACGCATCGACGTCGACGGGCCAGGCCGCCATCGCCCGCATTGGCACGCAACGCACGTACAGCGCGGACGCGAGCGATTCGAGCAACACGGGCGAACGCTATATCTTCACCTACCTCACTGCGGCGCCGAATGGCAGTACTGCCAACGGCACGATCGTCAACGGAACGCAGACCGACTTCGTGTGGAACGCTGCCTCGTGCGATTCGTCAGGCAAGTACACGCTGAGCGCGACGTCGGGCTTCTGCGGCGCGTACGACTCGGTCAACAAGGTACGCAACGGCAACTACGGCTTGCTCAACGAACAGAATGCCACCCTGGCCAAGCAGCTCCTGCTGTGGGTGCGCGGCAACGAGGATCCGACGTACCGCAATCGCACCAGCACAGCCATTGCTTCTCCCGGCACCTACCGCCTGGGCGACATCGTCGATTCGTCACCGGCCATCGTGAGCACGCCGGCCGAGTCGTATGACCTGCTCTACAGCGACTTCACCTATTCCGCGTTCCGCGGCAACTATCGCAATCGCCGCCAGATGATCTATGTCGGCGCAAACGACGGCATGCTGCATGCGTTCAACGGCGGCTTCTACATCCCGGGCCAGGCGGCCAGCGGCACCACGCCTGCCGTCAATCCGACGCTGTATCGCCAGCTGCCAAGCGGTTACACCACTGGCAGCCCGTCGTCGACGACAGGCAACAACTGGGCGCTTGGGCAGGAAGCCTGGGCGTTCATTCCGGACAATCTCTTGCCCCATCTGCGCTGGCTGGCGGACAAGGGCTACAAGCACATGTTCTACGTGGACGGCTCACCCGTCATTTCCGACGTGAAGATCTTCAGCAAGACCGACAGCACGACCTGCCTTGCCGGCACGCCCGCGAAAGCCGACATCGACACCAAGGGCCACGTTTGCGGCTGGGGCACGGTGATGGTGGTGCCGTTCCGCCTCGGCGGTGGCCCGATCAGCTTCGACATCTATGGCGATGGCAAGGCCGCGAGCACCCAGGTCTCGAATTCGGCCTACATCATTCTCGATGTCACCGACCCCGAGCAGGCCCCGACCGTGTTGGGCGAGATCACCACGGGCACGTTCACCTCCCCGGCACCGGCGTTTGCCGTGCACAAGGAGAGCGATGGCAAGCTGCATTTCCTGCTGAGCATTGGATCGGGCTCGGCCGACGATGGCGGCGCCAATGGCACCAAGCCCGTGTCGGCACCGGCCGGCGGCTACATGCAGGCCTGGGTGTACGACCTGGCCACCATCTATGCCAACAGCGCCACGCCCGCGGCCAGCTTCACCAGCACACTGGCCAACAGTTTCGCCGGCGACATGGTGTCCGCTGACTTCGACCTGGACGACAGCGCCGAGTCGATCTACTTCGGTGCCGTGACGAATCCACCGGCCCCTGGCAGCACCCCGGCCAAGCCGCAGGTCTATGGCGGCGGCCTGTGGAAGATCGATCTACGCGACATGTCCGCCACCGTGCCCGACGTCAGTGACCCGGCGAAGTGGACGATCAAGGAAGTCATCAATACCGGTACGCCGATCACCATCCGTCCCACGGTGGCGCTGGACCAGGTGCAGCGACCGATGGTGTTCTTCGGCAGCGGCCGCTCCTACACCACGGATGACGACAGCGGCACCACCGCGCAGGGCACGCAGCAGCATTACATCTATGGCGTCGTCGACAACAACTTGCTGACGAGTTTTCCCGCGGCTTGTCAAAGTGAAGCCACGACAGCTCAGCTGTACGACGAGACCAATGCCTCCGTTAGTACCGATGGCACGGTTTCGGGTCTCACCGGCGTTACCACGTTCACCGGTCTGGAGAGCGCGTTGCTGGCCACCTCCACGACGTCGGGCGTCACCTGTTACACGTACTCCGGCTGGTCGTTCAAGCTTGCCGGTGGCAACACGGATCTCACGGTGCAGCAGCCGTCGGAGCGCGTCGTCAACAGCCAGACCCTGCTGGGCGGCATCCTGACGACACCGACGTATATCCCCGCCAACAAGGCGGCCAAGGATGCTGCGCATACGACCGACTGCAATCCGGTGCCGGTGCCTGGCACGAGTTATCTGTACGGCGTCAACTACATCACCGGCACGGCCGATCCCACCATGGCCGAGTACTTCGGCACGGCGACGGGCACGGGCGGCACGGCCTATGTGCTGAAGAGCATTTCGCTCGGCAGCGGTCGCGCGTCGGCACCCGTGCTGCACGTCGGCACGGCGGCCGGCGGAGGCGAAAGCGTCAAGGCCTGCTTCAACGTCGGTGGCGTCACCGTGTGCAAGGACATTTCCGCGATCAAGGCCGTCAGCAGCGGCGAGATCTCCTGGCGCGAACCCACCACCAACCTGTGAGCGAACTCATGCAGCGCACTCGCGGCTTCACCCTGATCGAGCTGATGGTGGTGGTGATGATCATCGCCATCCTGGCAGCCATCGCCCTGCCCTCGTATCGCAAGTACGTCCTGCGCACGCATCGCACTGATGCGACGCGGGCACTGACCGACCTGGCATCGCGTGAAGAGAATTACTTCTACTCGAACAACACCTACGCCAGCACGCTGCCAGCGCTCAATGGCAGCTCCGCCATGGCAGGCCCGTTGTTCACGATAAGCGTCGCCTCGGCAAGTTCCACGGCGTACACGCTGACGGCCAGGGCCCAGGGCACGCAAACCCAGGACACCTGCCAGTCGTTCAGCCTGACTCGCGCCGGCGCGCAGACGTCCAATGGCGGCAGCACCGATGCCAACAACTGCTGGAGCAAGTGATATGCGATCGTCGATGCGCATGATCATGGCAACGGGCCTGGCCTTGTCGGCCGGGCTGGCCTTTGCCCAGACGCTGTACAAGTGGGTTGATGCCAATGGCGTGGTCCATTACAGCGAGCAGCCACCGGCCAAGGGCAAGTCGAGCAAGTTCGATGTCCATGCCGGCACCTCGGTGCCTGTCGCTGACGTCAAACCGGCCGCAGCGTCATCGAGTGGATTTGCCGCCGATGACAAGGCCTATCGGTCGGCCGCGTGCGACTCCGCGCGCCGCGACCTGGCGGTGCTTGGCGGCAAGGGGATGATTGTCAGCGGCGGCACGCTCAGCCAGCCGGCCGAGGTCGAACAGGCAACCAAGCTGACACCCGCGCAGCGCGACGCCGCACGTGCCGCGGCCAGCAAGCGCGTCCACGACTTCTGCGGACAAGGATGAGGCCATGTCCAGCACGCGCCAACGCGGTTTTTCACTGCTGGAACTGATGGTCACGGTCGGCGTGCTGGCCATCCTGGCCGGCTTTGCCTACCCGAGCCTGCGGGATTTCATGCGGCGCAACCGCGCCATCGCCGAATCCAATTCGATCATGGCGGACCTGCAGTACGCCCGTGGACAGGCAGCCGCCACGCGCAGCTACGTCTCCGTGTGCCCCCGCGCCAACACCACCGACAACACCTGCGATACCTCCGGCACCTATGACAAGGGCTGGGTCGTCTACAGCGCATCGACGGCCGGCGTGGCCTATGCGGCCACCGTGGCGGGCGCCACTGACGCGCTGCAGCGCCAGGCTCCGGACATGTCCACCAGTACCTCCATGCGTGCTTCCACAGCGGGCGTCCTCACCTTCAATTCACGCGGTGAATTGCTCAGCGGCGCCGACGTGACCTTCATCACCTGTGCCAAACAGGCCAGCTCCGACGCGCTCGGCATCAACACCTCGCGCATCCCCGGCATCCTGCTGAATGTGTCCACGTCGGGCAGGATCAGCTCCGGCCAGCTCGCCGCCGGGGCGGCCTGCCAGTAGCCCGGGACGAAAAACTAGGCATCCAAAGCCAGTGGGCGGATAATCTCCGCCCCTTTTGTGGCTTTGCGAAACTGCGATGTTCGTTCCCGGTCAACGTTGGATCTCCACTGCCGAACCCGAACTGGGCCTCGGCACCGTGCTGCGCGTGGAAGGACGCGGCGTGCAGGTGCTGTTCGCCAAGGCCGGCGTGCTGCGTCCCTACGCTGTGGATTCCGCCCCGCTGGTCCGCGCGGAATTTCGCGCCGGGCAACGCGTGGCCGGCAAGGGCGTCGCCTTCCTGGTCGAGCGCGTCGAGATCAAGGATGACCTCTTGATCTACCGGGGCGAAGGCCGTGAGCTTCATGAAGGCCAGCTCGACGACGAGCAGAGCGTCAGCCAGGCCGACGACCGCCTGATCGGTGGCCGCACCGACCCGGTCGCCCACTTCGACCTGCGCGTGGAGGGCCTCAAGCGCCGCGCCGAAGCCCGCCGCTCCGCCGCATGGGGCCTCGGTGCCGCTCGCATCGGCCTGGTGCCGCACCAGCTGCGCGTGGCCGGCATTGCCGCCGCCCGCCGGCCACCCCGCGTGCTGCTCGCCGATGAAGTCGGCCTGGGCAAAACCATCGAAGCGGGCATGATCATGGCGCGCCAGATTGCTACCGGTCGCGCGCAGCGCGTGCTGGTGCTGGTGCCCGACACCCTGGTGTATCAGTGGTTCGTCGAGCTGCTCCGTCGCTTCAACCTCAGCTTCGCCATCTATGACGAAGAACGCTGCGAGGCGCTGGAAGTTTCCGCCAATGGTGGCAACACCTTCGAGGACGAACAGCTCGTCATCGCGGATTTCACCTTCCTCGAGCAGAACCCCAAGCGCGCCGCCGAGCTGGTAGAGGCGCCGTGGGACCTCATGGTCGTGGACGAAGCCCACCACCTGGCCTGGACGCCGGAGGCGGCCAGTCCGCGCTATTCCCTCGTGGAACAGCTCGCTTCCGTGACGCCGGGCGTCGTGCTGCTGACCGCAACGCCGGAACAGCTGGGCCGCAGCGGCCACTTTGCCCGCCTGCGCCTGCTTGACCCGCAGCGCTACCACAACCTGGATACCTATCTCGCCGAATCGGACAGCTTCCAGCAGCTTTCGCGCATCACGGACCGCCTCCTGGACGGCGAAACGCTCGAAGCGGACCAACTCGCCGCCTTGCGCGATGCGTTTGCCGGCGACGGCGCCCTGGTGGCGCGCCTGGATAACACGACCAAGCCTGAGAATGCGCGCGAGCTGATTGCCGCGCTCATCGATCGCCACGGCACCGGACGCGCCATGTTCCGCAATCGCCGCGCCGGCATTGGCGGTTTTCCCAAGCGCGTACCGGTGTGGCACGTACTGGACGCCGACACGCTGGATGACAACAGTCGCCAGGCCTTGCTGGCCGAATTCCACGCCGATATCCAGCAGCCGTCGCCGTCGCTGGAGATCGACTACGCCAACGACCCGCGCCTCGAGGCCCTGGTCAAGCTGCTCGATGACCATCCGCAGGATAAATTCCTGCTGATCTGCCGCAGCCAGGCCAAGGTGCTCGCGCTCGAAGAAGCACTGCGCACCCGCAGTGGCGTCGGCGTAGCCCGTTTCCACGAAGGCCTTGGCATCGTGCAGCGTGATCGCAACGCCGCTTACTTCGCACAGCCGGACGGCGCACGCCTGTTGCTGTGCTCGGAAATCGGCTCGGAAGGACGCAACTTCCAGTTCGCGCATCGCCTGGTGCTGTGGGATCTCCCGCTGGATCCGGACCTGCTCGAACAGCGCATCGGCCGACTGGACCGCATTGGTCAGAAGCACGACATCAGCATCCATATCCTCGCCATGGCCGACAGCGCGCAGCACGTGCTCGCACGCTGGTATGACGAAGGCATCGACGCCTTCCGCCTCAGCCCCGCCGACGGCCGCGAACTGCTGCGCCGCTATGGCGAGCCGCTTGCACGCCTCGCCGATGAGCACGCACGCGGCGACGACAACCGCGACCAGGAGCTCGACGTCCTGCTGGCCGAAACGCGCGCCAGCCACGAGGAAATGGCCGCGCTCATTCGCGAGGGTCGCGACCACCTGCTCGAACTCGCCGCCAGTCGCGACCTCCACGCCGACGACCTGCAGCAGGCGTTTGCGCGCGAAGAAGTCGATCCGGGTCGCGATGCCTTCGTGCAGCGCCTGCTTGAGCAATACGGCATCCACGCCGAAGAACTCGGCGGCAAGGTCATCCTGCTTGATCCGCAGTACCTTTCCACCGATGCGCTGCCCGGCTTCGCCGAAGGCCCGGTATCGGTGACGTTTGCGCGCGACGTGGCGTTGGCACGGGAAGAACTGCCCCTGCTGCGCCTTGATCACCCCATGGTGCAGGCCGCCATGGACCTGGCGCTGTCGGGTGAGCACGGCAACGCCGCGTTCATGGTGGACGATGCGCTTCCGCCTCGCACCGCGTTGCTGCAGGCGGTCTTCCTGCTCGAGTGCGTCGCCGATCGCAAACTCGATGCCGAGCGATTCCTGCCGACGCTGCCGATCACCGTCACGATCGATACGCGCCTGGCAGAACGTGAAGACTTCCAGCCCAGCGACGGGTCATTGCGCAAGGCGGCGGATCGCAACATCGAAGTGGCGCGCTACCGCAAGTTCCTCGCCAAACTGGTGCCGCCGATGCTCGAGAAAGCGGAATCCGCCGCCGGTGAGCGTGCCAAAGGACATATCGTTGCCGCCACCGAAGAAGCCACCCAGATACTGGACGCCGAGCTTGCACGTCTGATCGCGCTGAAGATGGTGAATCCGGCCATCAGCGAAAATGAAATCGCCACCGTGGCGGATGAGCGCACGCAGTTGCTCACGGCCCTGCCGCAATCGCGTTTGCGACTGGATGCGGTGCGCTTCGTGGTGAGTGCGGATTTCCTGGCGCTGAGGTGACGGGCAAAACGCGTCCCCTGAACCGGCCTTCATTCCGGCTTGCGTGTACAGACTGAAGACCTGGCTGACAGGTGTGCCGGGCATGGTTTACACCGCTACCGCAGGGAGGAGACCTGGTTGGGTAGCGCACCGACCAGCCTCGCGGCCCCTGGATGCCGGCTTTCGCCGGCATGACGACGTGAGAGGGTGGGGCGACAACCGTGTGAGGTCGTCACTGGGTGCCTGCCTGCGCAGGCATGACGGTGTTTTTTGGATGTTCGGTGCAAACCGTGCGTGGTCACCCCTGGATTATTCGCTGCGCCCCCCCTTCCGGGCCGACCGCCGATCGTTCTGCGCCCCGCTTTCAGCGGTGGGGCGGATAGCCAACGGTCGGACGTTAGTTGGCCTCACCGGTGATCACTTGAGCCTGCGCGTCCCGTGAGACACGTCTCTAACGTGAGCGCGCACCCCGCTCTCAGGCCATTTTCTTTGGGTTACTTTTATTTTGGGCCTCGGCCGGCGGCAGCCAGGTCGAAACGCCCGCTGCGTAAGCGGCCCGGTCGCGGTAACACACAGATGAACGTGGCCGCCCCTGGATGCCGGCTTTCGCCGGCATGACGACG belongs to Dyella terrae and includes:
- a CDS encoding GspH/FimT family pseudopilin; translation: MSSTRQRGFSLLELMVTVGVLAILAGFAYPSLRDFMRRNRAIAESNSIMADLQYARGQAAATRSYVSVCPRANTTDNTCDTSGTYDKGWVVYSASTAGVAYAATVAGATDALQRQAPDMSTSTSMRASTAGVLTFNSRGELLSGADVTFITCAKQASSDALGINTSRIPGILLNVSTSGRISSGQLAAGAACQ
- a CDS encoding pilus assembly protein; its protein translation is MLKPTQLLRLLSLGLPLGIISAIAIYLATAATGTPPTTPTQISDTATMSMSNYEAYPSGINALAAPNVAPLIMLVMSRDEQLFNKAYPDYTDLDGDGIVDTTYTDSFAYNGYFDPNICYAYASGQFAASESVTTGTHKCDSTKKHWSGNFLNWIAMSRLDILRWTFYGGTRSTDTATKTVLERAEITDDLHAWAKVYSGTDIASLGPFTATTTFCNVSTGTTGKWTVPTTTTSGVQSTPVIRAASGTWYDWSATESLQCQGSGSATDGIHPSGTITNYTARVQVCQNATGKPNESFCVQTGTALKPEGLLQKYSKKDSNVKRFGLVTGSDINARGYGQLRRNVGQLANNSTTGACNAGTGAGDIDEFSNVDGTFCYKTLSGTPTEGIVFTLDRLEITGWTGSNYGTGTTGCALNATTPWGARAYVIQATPTECPDFGNPLAAMYAVALNYIQGVAAPSQDSATADSLPDPAWVDPYGTPTGSSTQRNLACASCAIVMVSSGLNTFDGTTAWVPSVTNDDATANTNAIGTSENLSGKYILSTYYNSPPPTTAPFNGDLTVANAQSSDIAICQPATFPSNLSSVVGICNGEPGEEGGYLLSGLSYGAWKKPIRTDGHVVSNFQVKTYGVSLSENLPSFDVPVSTSTLSIIPSCRADPANQKVFSSCYVGAVSLVPPADIAGKNQYGMIATSTYPNVGSFYFTWEDSQYGSDHDQDAKHIVSYCVGASCNMPSTKVTGGVKICDPEIFNGSVSTGRDTTVTSPACTSAGKLNFTPTDSDIVVRSEVTGFSSSGMYVGFRISGSTADGLTEMYINSGNNAVFNCSLLGNVSDCKNAPQVQHFTLGTDKPAGNLQAPLWYAAKYSGYTGTAPTLLPGQDPPNYFFARNAGLLKAQLDTVFQSITSSAANDFGNATTPSSSNDIKGNGLSYQVNYYMQRNGVVWNGELQALWVDSDGYEREGTVDSSGHQVLNATNAPYVVAGPDNSAGALPGARTNYICTVQPVAPAGGTFDPTSTAACAAVSATNPLVPAWDAATLLNAQYNASTSTGQAAIARIGTQRTYSADASDSSNTGERYIFTYLTAAPNGSTANGTIVNGTQTDFVWNAASCDSSGKYTLSATSGFCGAYDSVNKVRNGNYGLLNEQNATLAKQLLLWVRGNEDPTYRNRTSTAIASPGTYRLGDIVDSSPAIVSTPAESYDLLYSDFTYSAFRGNYRNRRQMIYVGANDGMLHAFNGGFYIPGQAASGTTPAVNPTLYRQLPSGYTTGSPSSTTGNNWALGQEAWAFIPDNLLPHLRWLADKGYKHMFYVDGSPVISDVKIFSKTDSTTCLAGTPAKADIDTKGHVCGWGTVMVVPFRLGGGPISFDIYGDGKAASTQVSNSAYIILDVTDPEQAPTVLGEITTGTFTSPAPAFAVHKESDGKLHFLLSIGSGSADDGGANGTKPVSAPAGGYMQAWVYDLATIYANSATPAASFTSTLANSFAGDMVSADFDLDDSAESIYFGAVTNPPAPGSTPAKPQVYGGGLWKIDLRDMSATVPDVSDPAKWTIKEVINTGTPITIRPTVALDQVQRPMVFFGSGRSYTTDDDSGTTAQGTQQHYIYGVVDNNLLTSFPAACQSEATTAQLYDETNASVSTDGTVSGLTGVTTFTGLESALLATSTTSGVTCYTYSGWSFKLAGGNTDLTVQQPSERVVNSQTLLGGILTTPTYIPANKAAKDAAHTTDCNPVPVPGTSYLYGVNYITGTADPTMAEYFGTATGTGGTAYVLKSISLGSGRASAPVLHVGTAAGGGESVKACFNVGGVTVCKDISAIKAVSSGEISWREPTTNL
- a CDS encoding type IV pilin protein — its product is MQRTRGFTLIELMVVVMIIAILAAIALPSYRKYVLRTHRTDATRALTDLASREENYFYSNNTYASTLPALNGSSAMAGPLFTISVASASSTAYTLTARAQGTQTQDTCQSFSLTRAGAQTSNGGSTDANNCWSK
- the rapA gene encoding RNA polymerase-associated protein RapA, with the protein product MFVPGQRWISTAEPELGLGTVLRVEGRGVQVLFAKAGVLRPYAVDSAPLVRAEFRAGQRVAGKGVAFLVERVEIKDDLLIYRGEGRELHEGQLDDEQSVSQADDRLIGGRTDPVAHFDLRVEGLKRRAEARRSAAWGLGAARIGLVPHQLRVAGIAAARRPPRVLLADEVGLGKTIEAGMIMARQIATGRAQRVLVLVPDTLVYQWFVELLRRFNLSFAIYDEERCEALEVSANGGNTFEDEQLVIADFTFLEQNPKRAAELVEAPWDLMVVDEAHHLAWTPEAASPRYSLVEQLASVTPGVVLLTATPEQLGRSGHFARLRLLDPQRYHNLDTYLAESDSFQQLSRITDRLLDGETLEADQLAALRDAFAGDGALVARLDNTTKPENARELIAALIDRHGTGRAMFRNRRAGIGGFPKRVPVWHVLDADTLDDNSRQALLAEFHADIQQPSPSLEIDYANDPRLEALVKLLDDHPQDKFLLICRSQAKVLALEEALRTRSGVGVARFHEGLGIVQRDRNAAYFAQPDGARLLLCSEIGSEGRNFQFAHRLVLWDLPLDPDLLEQRIGRLDRIGQKHDISIHILAMADSAQHVLARWYDEGIDAFRLSPADGRELLRRYGEPLARLADEHARGDDNRDQELDVLLAETRASHEEMAALIREGRDHLLELAASRDLHADDLQQAFAREEVDPGRDAFVQRLLEQYGIHAEELGGKVILLDPQYLSTDALPGFAEGPVSVTFARDVALAREELPLLRLDHPMVQAAMDLALSGEHGNAAFMVDDALPPRTALLQAVFLLECVADRKLDAERFLPTLPITVTIDTRLAEREDFQPSDGSLRKAADRNIEVARYRKFLAKLVPPMLEKAESAAGERAKGHIVAATEEATQILDAELARLIALKMVNPAISENEIATVADERTQLLTALPQSRLRLDAVRFVVSADFLALR
- a CDS encoding DUF4124 domain-containing protein, encoding MRSSMRMIMATGLALSAGLAFAQTLYKWVDANGVVHYSEQPPAKGKSSKFDVHAGTSVPVADVKPAAASSSGFAADDKAYRSAACDSARRDLAVLGGKGMIVSGGTLSQPAEVEQATKLTPAQRDAARAAASKRVHDFCGQG